Proteins encoded by one window of Tunturibacter psychrotolerans:
- a CDS encoding nucleotidyltransferase family protein, with protein MNYQLAEAVIATFRQEDPSTHHEALSKFNYRAWQGTYRWLDASGLALYLLNRLEVLGIQAAIPGPVLLRLQENAEDNQANTMHLFQEFMVINREFTRVGLCYANLKGFTLVPDAFREVGQRLQLDLDFLVDRSHIFQCQRTLERQGYLLTGEGPNVKEFKAGNGRLPSLKDLYKPKLQRCVEIHFDDVNGSAGRAFRHDRLARAGLRRWEDLELPILSDCDRFIALADHLFKHLKGEWTRASWILEYVNFVNVNEENYALWAEVRRCASESEETKLAIGVATRVSLQMFDIRRMPDALAWTIRELPPTVSLWLDRYGKKVVFARFPGTKLYLLLHWAMARDGIVGSREAKSPFPLHRPARITVKNPSSSLLVNLGKVLEEFRFFLFRLYFHLEQGCYYMLEAAHWKRSVAFLRKADPHQGELQIRSLDTLESKE; from the coding sequence ATGAACTACCAATTGGCGGAGGCAGTGATTGCAACCTTTCGACAAGAAGATCCGAGCACCCACCATGAAGCCCTTTCCAAGTTTAATTACCGGGCGTGGCAGGGGACTTACAGGTGGTTGGATGCCAGTGGCCTCGCGCTTTATTTGTTGAATCGCCTCGAAGTCTTAGGCATTCAAGCAGCAATTCCTGGGCCCGTTTTGCTTCGTCTCCAGGAGAATGCAGAAGATAATCAGGCGAACACCATGCACCTGTTTCAAGAGTTTATGGTGATTAATAGAGAGTTCACGAGAGTGGGTCTGTGCTACGCCAACCTTAAAGGCTTCACTTTGGTTCCCGATGCATTCAGAGAAGTCGGGCAACGTCTTCAGCTCGATCTAGATTTTTTGGTAGACCGCTCTCATATTTTTCAGTGCCAACGGACGTTAGAGCGCCAGGGGTATTTGCTGACCGGGGAGGGACCTAACGTAAAGGAGTTTAAGGCTGGTAATGGACGGTTGCCCAGTTTGAAAGATCTCTATAAGCCTAAACTTCAACGTTGCGTAGAAATTCACTTCGACGACGTTAATGGCTCAGCTGGAAGGGCGTTCCGGCACGATAGGTTAGCCAGAGCGGGTCTAAGGCGCTGGGAAGACTTAGAACTGCCAATCCTCTCTGATTGTGATCGGTTTATTGCGCTTGCAGATCACTTATTCAAACACCTCAAGGGTGAATGGACGCGTGCGTCGTGGATTCTTGAATACGTCAACTTCGTCAACGTTAACGAAGAGAATTATGCACTGTGGGCCGAGGTTCGGCGGTGTGCGTCGGAAAGCGAAGAAACCAAGCTGGCAATAGGGGTTGCGACACGGGTTTCGCTGCAGATGTTCGACATACGCCGGATGCCGGACGCGCTGGCCTGGACAATTCGGGAACTGCCTCCGACGGTTAGTCTGTGGCTAGATAGGTATGGAAAAAAAGTCGTCTTTGCGAGGTTCCCTGGAACAAAGCTCTATCTATTGCTTCACTGGGCCATGGCGCGCGATGGAATTGTGGGATCCCGAGAGGCTAAAAGCCCGTTTCCTTTACATAGACCGGCGAGAATCACTGTCAAGAACCCGAGTTCAAGTTTACTAGTGAACCTAGGCAAGGTGCTCGAGGAATTCCGGTTCTTTCTGTTTAGGTTGTACTTCCATCTTGAGCAAGGTTGCTACTACATGCTCGAAGCAGCCCACTGGAAGAGGAGCGTCGCGTTCTTACGAAAGGCAGATCCGCACCAGGGTGAGCTACAGATAAGAAGTCTCGATACTTTAGAAAGTAAGGAATAG